From Perognathus longimembris pacificus isolate PPM17 chromosome 4, ASM2315922v1, whole genome shotgun sequence, one genomic window encodes:
- the LOC125350019 gene encoding peptidyl-prolyl cis-trans isomerase H-like, whose translation MGVANSSSVNPVVFFDVSIGGQEVGRMKIELFADVVPKTAENFRQFCTGEFRKDGFPIGYKGSTFHRVIKDFMIQGGDFVNGDGTGVASIYRGPFADENFKLRHSAPGLLSMANSGPSTNGCQFFITCSKCDWLDGKHVVFGKIIDGLLVMKKIENVPTGPNNKPKLPVVISQCGEM comes from the coding sequence ATGGGGGTGGCAAATTCAAGCTCCGTCAACCCCGTCGTGTTCTTTGATGTTAGCATTGGTGGTCAGGAGGTTGGACGCATGAAGATTGAACTATTTGCAGACGTTGTTCCTAAGACAGCTGAGAACTTTAGGCAGTTCTGCACTGGAGAATTCAGAAAAGATGGGTTTCCAATAGGATATAAAGGAAGCACTTTCCACAGGGTCATAAAGGATTTCATGATTCAAGGTGGAGATTTTGTTAATGGAGATGGTACAGGAGTTGCCAGTATTTACCGGGGGCCATTTGCAGATGAAAATTTTAAACTTAGACACTCTGCTCCAGGCCTACTTTCTATGGCAAACAGTGGCCCCAGTACAAATGGCTGTCAGTTCTTTATCACCTGCTCCAAGTGTGATTGGTTGGATGGGAAGCATGTAGTGTTTGGAAAAATCATTGATGGACTTCTAGTGATGAAAAAGATTGAGAATGTTCCTACAGGCCCCAACAATAAGCCTAAATTGCCTGTGGTAATCTCACAGTGTGGAGAGATGTAG